A genomic stretch from Helianthus annuus cultivar XRQ/B chromosome 1, HanXRQr2.0-SUNRISE, whole genome shotgun sequence includes:
- the LOC110914550 gene encoding uncharacterized protein LOC110914550 — MEIALAPLEKAKLPSNVGKFNGLTDPDDHLRVFTSVGLVGGWTLPLWCHLFVQTLTGPARIWFDNLPIGQIESWKDLREKFLTHFSQQRRSIRDTSDVMNIWRRDDESLEDFITRYNKEVLEIGGVHEQLIRTQFKYAVRCDDMIKVLSGTEGLPKSWEKIMAATKVYAQTEKNLTTNRPADLSSTGERRSKKSWRESGPGSRSSEDARTTINKLTAQRENKHENRERQWTPLTKTPMEVLSTEDYQFKPPIPMKSKRGQHPAQYCEYHKDNGHTTNNCISLRTEIEKALKSGELTHLLQNVRKEIKQINRGEEGLSKRAKT; from the coding sequence ATGGAAATAGCTTTGGCTCCACTCGAGAAAGCTAAATTACCATCCAACGTGGGTAAATTTAATGGGCTGACAGACCCCGATGACCACCTAAGAGTATTTACCAGCGTAGGTCTGGTTGGGGGTTGGACCCTCCCACTATGGTGTCATCTGTTCGTTCAGACCCTGACCGGACCAGCGCGAATTTGGTTTGATAACCTACCAATTGGACAGATCGAATCTTGGAAGGATCTGCGTGAAAAGTTTTTGACACACTTTAGCCAACAACGGCGTTCCATTCGCGATACATCTGACGTCATGAACATTTGGCGTCGCGATGACGAGAGTTTGGAGGATTTCATTACTAGATACAACAAAGAGGTGTTGGAGATTGGCGGAGTTCATGAGCAACTAATCCGCACACAATTCAAGTATGCGGTTAGATGTGACGACATGATTAAGGTCTTATCTGGAACAGAAGGCCTTCCAAAAAGCTGGGAGAAGATAATGGCGGCAACCAAGGTTTACGCGCAAACTGAGAAGAATCTTACTACAAATAGGCCTGCAGATTTAAGCTCAACCGGCGAAAGAAGGTCAAAAAAATCATGGCGTGAGTCTGGACCAGGAAGTCGTTCGTCTGAAGATGCCCGCACAACAATCAACAAACTCACCGCGCAGAGGGAGAACAAACATGAAAATAGGGAGAGGCAATGGACTCCCCTAACAAAAACCCCGATGGAGGTCTTAAGTACTGAAGACTATCAATTCAAACCTCCGATCCCAATGAAAAGCAAGCGTGGACAACACCCGGCACAATACTGCGAATATCACAAAGATAACGGGCATACCACTAACAACTGCATCTCTCTACGCACAGAAATAGAGAAAGCCCTCAAGAGCGGCGAACTCACACATTTACTCCAAAATGTGCGCAAAGAGATTAAGCAGATAAACCGGGGTGAAGAAGGCCTAAGCAAACGGGCGAAAACCTAA
- the LOC110914673 gene encoding RING-H2 finger protein ATL51-like encodes MAELQITSNDKKLTMGEVVGGTTSAKWCSRLHSNWFSHVKSRVLNNQKDNMVTVPSQQEGGSETGDNCEAHAPILYDCVVCLCEVAPEDSGSKRLTNCEHGVQFHDGCIESWLKDHPTCPLCRSHVSRPVHLRLKAYLLKLGRDMVCYYNNALDNVATSIGECDES; translated from the coding sequence ATGGCAGAACTACAAATAACTTCTAATGATAAAAAACTTACCATGGGGGAGGTTGTCGGTGGTACAACCTCGGCAAAGTGGTGTTCCCGCCTACACTCGAATTGGTTCTCACATGTTAAATCAAGGGTGTTAAACAACCAAAAAGACAATATGGTGACAGTGCCATCACAACAAGAGGGTGGGTCCGAAACCGGTGATAATTGTGAAGCTCATGCCCCTATTTTATATGATTGTGTCGTGTGTCTTTGTGAAGTAGCGCCAGAAGATAGTGGGTCCAAAAGGCTCACCAACTGTGAGCATGGAGTCCAGTTCCATGATGGGTGCATTGAATCATGGTTAAAGGACCATCCAACATGTCCCTTGTGTCGGAGTCATGTTTCTCGACCGGTTCATCTCCGGCTAAAGGCATACTTGTTAAAGCTCGGGCGTGATATGGTCTGCTACTACAACAATGCTCTTGACAATGTGGCTACGTCCATTGGAGAGTGTGACGAGTCCTAA